GCTTTCATCAAAAACTCCCAAATGGAATTGGGTTGATGATGCTCCAACATTAGCTGATGGTGAAGAAACTCCAGTACCAATTGCTACCATCCCAGTATCCGTAACAATGGGCAAGATTGGAAATCACATCATAGTTGATCCAAATGGAGATGAATGGGCAAGCATGGATTCACGAATTACAATTACGACTGACTCTGATGGAAATATCTGTGCCTTACAAAAAGGGGGCTCTGATGGATTCTCACAAGATGAAATTAATCAATGTGGGGAAATCTCAGTACGAATAGGCACAAAAATAAGAGAAAAATTAAAACAAGCCCAAACTGCAGGTCAATAAAATGGCAAAAGCAAAAAAATCACTGAAAGGATTAGGCGCTCGTTACGGAATTAAACTTAGAAAACAATATACAAAAATCCATCTCCAACTAAAAGAAAAAAGAACATGCCCTGAATGCGGTTCAAAAACTTTTGGCAGAGACGCTGTAGGTATCTGGTCTTGTAAGAAATGCAGCTATAAAGTAGCCGGAACCGCAT
This genomic window from Nitrosopumilus ureiphilus contains:
- a CDS encoding 50S ribosomal protein L37, with translation MAKAKKSLKGLGARYGIKLRKQYTKIHLQLKEKRTCPECGSKTFGRDAVGIWSCKKCSYKVAGTAYDIKL